A stretch of Triticum aestivum cultivar Chinese Spring chromosome 1D, IWGSC CS RefSeq v2.1, whole genome shotgun sequence DNA encodes these proteins:
- the LOC123182291 gene encoding protein IQ-DOMAIN 3 isoform X1, whose protein sequence is MGKKVRWFDAVQRILSPSEPDRDEKEDKQKPAERPTSKSSFKKLWQFGKSSTSTSSSSAAPEAAPAAHQQPPPQPDQQDAVEVKSAGTTSEQNDGGLQVAALAAPVAQQQPAAATAVVTPRPPARSKEELAAIRIQTACRGYLVRKGYKARAQARLMSLLEGVAVKRQTEDALYSMQAMTRVQTQIYARRVNKDKALKSQAQPKQGPDKTKIGEVWDHTHQSKEQIEATLATKQEAASRRQRALSYALSHQWRNRSPSSSSSSGRGRATPTLSHPPTFMDPGCPNWGWSWAERCMAASRPWESQTAPPDVKDRAAPGKSAGRAASPRVSISVQIPTTLTGRSARPAGRSSPSTPTQSRSPSALGKTVASPRRAPSPRGSPFNKSGSMLSERPRSSQEHLAASSGGGGDEKEASLRRTTSLRSGEQPRKLSLGTREADAGETGDAPVTPSYMQATKSVKAKARCASPAAADKAELPERAPLVSSPSMKRRPSPEFAEKQGVSSPRTPRTPSTPSKAKPEIRTKRPPSPRL, encoded by the exons ATGGGGAAGAAGGTGAGGTGGTTTGACGCCGTGCAGAGGATCCTGAGCCCGTCGGAACCTGATCGCGACGAGAAGGAAGACAAGCAG aagccggccgagagaCCGACGAGTAAATCGAGCTTCAAGAAGCTATGGCAGTTCGGCAAGTCCAGCAcgtccacttcttcttcctccgcggcGCCGGAGGCTGCTCCCGCGGCCCATCAGCAGCCTCCTCCGCAGCCCGATCAGCAGGATGCTGTGGAGGTCAAATCCGCCGGAACGACGAGCGAGCAAAACGATGGTGGACTCCAAGTCGCAGCGCTCGCCGCACCGGTGGCGCAGCAGCAGCCGGCAGCGGCCACGGCCGTCGTCACGCCGAGACCGCCCGCGCGGtcgaaggaggagcttgccgccaTCAGGATTCAGACGGCTTGCAGGGGCTACCTG GTAAGGAAGGGGTACAAGGCGAGAGCACAGGCTCGGCTGATGTCGCTGCTGGAGGGGGTCGCCGTGAAGCGCCAGACAGAGGACGCGCTGTACAGCATGCAGGCGATGACGAGGGTTCAGACCCAGATATACGCCAGGAGGGTCAACAAGGACAAGGCTCTCAAGAGTCAGGCCCAGCCTAAGCAAGGGCCTGACAAAACCAAG ATTGGTGAAGTCTGGGATCACACTCACCAGTCCAAGGAGCAGATCGAGGCCACGCTCGCGACGAAGCAGGAGGCCGCGTCGAGGCGGCAGAGGGCCCTGTCGTACGCGCTCTCTCACCAG TGGAGGAACAGGAgcccctcttcttcatcttcctcgggGAGAGGGAGAGCGACACCCACGCTGTCGCACCCTCCGACGTTCATGGACCCCGGCTGCCCCAACTGGGGCTGGAGCTGGGCGGAGCGCTGTATGGCGGCGTCCAGGCCGTGGGAGAGCCAGACCGCGCCGCCGGACGTCAAGGACCGCGCTGCTCCCGGGAAGAGCGCCGGCCGGGCCGCCAGCCCGAGGGTGTCCATCTCGGTCCAGATTCCCACCACGCTGACGGGCAGGTCCGCTCGGCCGGCCGGCCGGTCGTCGCCGTCGACCCCGACGCAGTCGCGGTCCCCCTCGGCGCTGGGGAAGACGGTCGCGTCGCCCCGGCGGGCTCCGAGCCCGAGGGGTAGCCCGTTCAAcaagtcgggaagcatgctgtcgGAGCGCCCGAGGAGCAGCCAGGAGCACCTGGCGGCAAGCAGTGGCGGCGGTGGCGACGAGAAGGAGGCCTCGCTGCGGCGGACGACGAGCTTGCGGTCGGGGGAGCAGCCGAGGAAGCTGAGCCTGGGAACGAGAGAGGCGGACGCAGGCGAGACGGGTGACGCGCCGGTGACGCCCAGCTACATGCAGGCGACCAAGTCCGTGAAGGCCAAGGCCCGGTGCGCGAGCCCCGCGGCGGCCGACAAGGCCGAGCTCCCCGAAAGGGCGCCTCTGGTGTCCTCGCCGTCGATGAAGAGGCGCCCGTCGCCGGAGTTCGCGGAGAAACAAGGGGTGTCGTCGCCGAGGACGCCAAGGACGCCGAGCACGCCGAGCAAGGCGAAGCCGGAGATCAGGACGAAGCGGCCTCCCAGCCCGAGGCTCTAG
- the LOC123182291 gene encoding protein IQ-DOMAIN 3 isoform X2: MGKKVRWFDAVQRILSPSEPDRDEKEDKQPAERPTSKSSFKKLWQFGKSSTSTSSSSAAPEAAPAAHQQPPPQPDQQDAVEVKSAGTTSEQNDGGLQVAALAAPVAQQQPAAATAVVTPRPPARSKEELAAIRIQTACRGYLVRKGYKARAQARLMSLLEGVAVKRQTEDALYSMQAMTRVQTQIYARRVNKDKALKSQAQPKQGPDKTKIGEVWDHTHQSKEQIEATLATKQEAASRRQRALSYALSHQWRNRSPSSSSSSGRGRATPTLSHPPTFMDPGCPNWGWSWAERCMAASRPWESQTAPPDVKDRAAPGKSAGRAASPRVSISVQIPTTLTGRSARPAGRSSPSTPTQSRSPSALGKTVASPRRAPSPRGSPFNKSGSMLSERPRSSQEHLAASSGGGGDEKEASLRRTTSLRSGEQPRKLSLGTREADAGETGDAPVTPSYMQATKSVKAKARCASPAAADKAELPERAPLVSSPSMKRRPSPEFAEKQGVSSPRTPRTPSTPSKAKPEIRTKRPPSPRL; encoded by the exons ATGGGGAAGAAGGTGAGGTGGTTTGACGCCGTGCAGAGGATCCTGAGCCCGTCGGAACCTGATCGCGACGAGAAGGAAGACAAGCAG ccggccgagagaCCGACGAGTAAATCGAGCTTCAAGAAGCTATGGCAGTTCGGCAAGTCCAGCAcgtccacttcttcttcctccgcggcGCCGGAGGCTGCTCCCGCGGCCCATCAGCAGCCTCCTCCGCAGCCCGATCAGCAGGATGCTGTGGAGGTCAAATCCGCCGGAACGACGAGCGAGCAAAACGATGGTGGACTCCAAGTCGCAGCGCTCGCCGCACCGGTGGCGCAGCAGCAGCCGGCAGCGGCCACGGCCGTCGTCACGCCGAGACCGCCCGCGCGGtcgaaggaggagcttgccgccaTCAGGATTCAGACGGCTTGCAGGGGCTACCTG GTAAGGAAGGGGTACAAGGCGAGAGCACAGGCTCGGCTGATGTCGCTGCTGGAGGGGGTCGCCGTGAAGCGCCAGACAGAGGACGCGCTGTACAGCATGCAGGCGATGACGAGGGTTCAGACCCAGATATACGCCAGGAGGGTCAACAAGGACAAGGCTCTCAAGAGTCAGGCCCAGCCTAAGCAAGGGCCTGACAAAACCAAG ATTGGTGAAGTCTGGGATCACACTCACCAGTCCAAGGAGCAGATCGAGGCCACGCTCGCGACGAAGCAGGAGGCCGCGTCGAGGCGGCAGAGGGCCCTGTCGTACGCGCTCTCTCACCAG TGGAGGAACAGGAgcccctcttcttcatcttcctcgggGAGAGGGAGAGCGACACCCACGCTGTCGCACCCTCCGACGTTCATGGACCCCGGCTGCCCCAACTGGGGCTGGAGCTGGGCGGAGCGCTGTATGGCGGCGTCCAGGCCGTGGGAGAGCCAGACCGCGCCGCCGGACGTCAAGGACCGCGCTGCTCCCGGGAAGAGCGCCGGCCGGGCCGCCAGCCCGAGGGTGTCCATCTCGGTCCAGATTCCCACCACGCTGACGGGCAGGTCCGCTCGGCCGGCCGGCCGGTCGTCGCCGTCGACCCCGACGCAGTCGCGGTCCCCCTCGGCGCTGGGGAAGACGGTCGCGTCGCCCCGGCGGGCTCCGAGCCCGAGGGGTAGCCCGTTCAAcaagtcgggaagcatgctgtcgGAGCGCCCGAGGAGCAGCCAGGAGCACCTGGCGGCAAGCAGTGGCGGCGGTGGCGACGAGAAGGAGGCCTCGCTGCGGCGGACGACGAGCTTGCGGTCGGGGGAGCAGCCGAGGAAGCTGAGCCTGGGAACGAGAGAGGCGGACGCAGGCGAGACGGGTGACGCGCCGGTGACGCCCAGCTACATGCAGGCGACCAAGTCCGTGAAGGCCAAGGCCCGGTGCGCGAGCCCCGCGGCGGCCGACAAGGCCGAGCTCCCCGAAAGGGCGCCTCTGGTGTCCTCGCCGTCGATGAAGAGGCGCCCGTCGCCGGAGTTCGCGGAGAAACAAGGGGTGTCGTCGCCGAGGACGCCAAGGACGCCGAGCACGCCGAGCAAGGCGAAGCCGGAGATCAGGACGAAGCGGCCTCCCAGCCCGAGGCTCTAG